The proteins below are encoded in one region of Plutella xylostella chromosome 13, ilPluXylo3.1, whole genome shotgun sequence:
- the LOC105398232 gene encoding uncharacterized protein LOC105398232 produces the protein MDNDKIERIIELVRSHVYLYDISHPQFKNASLKTEVWQSIGKEINETGIAVKNKWRTVRDGYAKHKKLIKESKGTGGPYIWGSRLAFLDKYHSGKPRKIRKTDTNTGITNAIESHNTMPTTDNDQRHRKRPLQSNGSDDDGIERIIKYFEEKQNERKLDVIDNLFLTYADTFKKFPQREQAMVKLELAKLFSDFELRLCNNTENSNSTAESPAYANDSAESHIPQNSVIFIKEEEDY, from the exons atggacAACGACAAAATAGAGAGGATAATCGAACTGGTCCGCAGCCATGTTTACCTGTACGATATAAGTCATCCGCAGTTTAAAAATGCCAGCTTAAAGACGGAGGTTTGGCAGTCCATAGGGAAAGAGATTAATGAAACTG GAATAGCCGTTAAAAACAAATGGAGGACAGTAAGAGACGGATACGCCAAGCACAAAAAACTAATCAAAGAGTCGAAAGGCACCGGCGGCCCCTATATCTGGGGGTCACGTCTTGCATTCTTGGACAAGTATCATTCGGGTAAACCACGCAAGATCCGCAAAACCGACACTAATACAGGAATCACAAACGCTATAGAGTCACACAACACGATGCCAACCACCGACAACGACCAAAGACACAGAAAGAGACCTCTGCAAAGTAACGGAAGCGATGATGATGGAATCGAAAGGATCATTAAATATTTCgaagaaaaacaaaacgagAGGAAACTCGATGTGATAGATAATTTGTTTCTCACTTATGCTGACACGTTTAAAAAGTTTCCCCAGCGGGAGCAAGCCATGGTCAAGCTTGAATTGGCCAAGCTGTTTTCAGATTTTGAATTGAGATTGTGCAACAATACTGAAAATTCGAATAGTACTGCCGAATCACCTGCTTATGCGAATGATTCTGCAGAAAGCCACATACCTCAAAATTCAGTAATATTTATCAAGGAGGAGGAAGATTACTGA